Proteins from a genomic interval of Xylocopa sonorina isolate GNS202 chromosome 6, iyXylSono1_principal, whole genome shotgun sequence:
- the Tgs1 gene encoding trimethylguanosine synthase 1 isoform X1, protein MSDHFWESLAEVYIAEQAEASDPDNYIYCLCSRVFIRNPEVFTALAPENGSEDEDVEGDCVGEMLDLHKRSIIETQSIEKHDEEPVSCYCSASHTDNNYSTDEHDSVRDSAHRPIAHTLTQKLGLHQSDSGADLSEYHDQHEAKSIQNLLASYGKTFQTTETELEDEHEKVNILAQQQKQKDLGFESKIVNILSSDHLTDSIEVLSCDPSISNDKEYYVDKPSCTVDDKDVEIHNIFKNVSLNDTQTYSKDVALNYDCKRSSHDYPYYPMYSKAKSSMDIAWEKYWSQNGENIIWASWFAKYADYINPEYLQQNVHLIGDEKFEIKETIEKFSEQNTCFPSQAHRNCELDRSNFEGIFSKTSSTENEGKLKNPFSINFPFDDICKQEINDTDTEDNRKKLAHFEVSIEVGDGWNPLSPPSMEESYNQQSNAEDERLLTRCDSINESIAKTNATSDSMTNVTKMTLSSSSCDSISTHSSSLVSSVTSSIESNMTNNSSDQDNDQFTSEDTDKYWQHLWKDNFQIEYQIHYKLFIEKYKREQSEFISQSYSQEHNDVDMKAMENNESIDQDFTQIETGTINKINIPENKDTSNKGTIYGKKEKARKKRLLMESVGIFIKNLTLKTETNEPVEDKNGETTEMECSQEVTHNDPTSVVQNENSAIGQNGGGNNTVQRKCSDGGDGDEPNEDKPVTLKRSHEADYDDTEEGLESVKKAFSLMGYTFNENCEQSNLQGEVVYKKKNIRLQNRQLKMKWYRSKPPNKHLYFDDNGVEITDTIDKVKHYLSYCPALPSAKAKLQPSEKGSYTAQFTSSSDDECDPSVKVKLQSKRFVFNKPSASSVESDKKQFDDAHDELNVVDKREDAFQNTKDDDLYFDQDEACDSTKYISKEQLPEKNKPENSNALNTNMDVDENYGNNETQNAKLSDEDAVKKTQKKKRRKQLKRNINLPVEIANDKSLMKYWLNRYRLYSKFDQGIKLDHESWFSTTPEKIAEHIAERCRCDTIIDAFCGAGGNAIQFAFTCERVLAIDIDPVKIELARNNARVYGVSDRIEFIIGDFLKLAPKLIADVVFLSPPWGGPGYAKNETYDLNNIMHPIGGENLFNIARKITDHVAYFLPKNVDTMQLAMLAKVGGGVEVEQNFLDRKLIALTAYYGELPRDC, encoded by the exons ATGAGTGACCACTTTTGGGAATCTTTAGCCGAAGTGTACATCGCGGAACAAGCAGAGGCTTCTGACCCTGATAATTACATTTATTGTCTTTGCAGCAGAGTATTTATTCG AAACCCAGAAGTTTTCACAGCTCTTGCTCCGGAGAATGGAAGCGAAGACGAGGATGTCGAAGGCGATTGTGTAGGAGAAATGTTAGACCTTCATAAAAGGTCTATTATAGAAACACAGTCCATTGAAAAACATGAC GAAGAACCGGTGAGCTGTTACTGCAGTGCATCACACACAGACAACAATTATTCCACAGATGAACATGACTCTGTTCGTGATTCGGCCCATCGCCCAATCGCACATACCCTCACGCAAAAATTGGGCCTGCACCAGTCCGACTCTGGTGCAGACCTGTCCGAGTATCATGATCAACACGAGGCTAAGAGCATACAAAATTTGTTGGCATCTTATGGAAAAACTTTCCAGACTACTGAGACTGAACTGGAAGATGAACACGAGAAAGTCAATATACTCGCACAGCAACAGAAACAGAAAGACTTAGGATTTGAATCCAAAATAGTAAACATTCTCTCGTCTGATCATCTTACAGATAGCATTGAAGTTTTAAGTTGTGATCCATCCATTTCTAACGATAAAGAGTATTACGTAGATAAACCCTCGTGTACAGTAGATGACAAAGACGTCGAGATACATAACATATTTAAAAATGTTTCCTTAAACGACACGCAGACGTATAGCAAAGACGTCGCGCTTAACTACGATTGTAAACGCAGCTCTCATGATTATCCATACTATCCTATGTACTCTAAAGCTAAGAGTTCGATGGATATAGCGTGGGAAAAGTATTGGTCTCAAAATGGTGAAAATATAATTTGGGCATCTTGGTTCGCGAAGTACGCGGATTATATAAATCCGGAGTATCTACAACAGAACGTTCATTTAATTGGTGACGAGAAATTCGAGATAAAAGAAACGATTGAAAAATTTTCAGAGCAGAACACTTGCTTTCCTAGTCAAGCGCACAGAAATTGTGAACTTGATCGCTCAAATTTCGAAGGGATCTTTAGCAAAACTAGTAGTACTGAAAATGAGGGGAAACTGAAAAATCCGTTCAGCATTAATTTTCCGTTCGACGATATATGCAAACAGGAAATAAATGATACAGACACCGAGGATAATAGAAAGAAATTGGCACATTTCGAGGTGTCGATAGAAGTTGGAGATGGCTGGAATCCATTGAGCCCTCCTAGTATGGAGGAAAGCTATAACCAGCAATCTAACGCGGAAGACGAAAGACTTCTAACAAGGTGCGATTCGATTAACGAATCAATAGCAAAAACGAATGCAACGTCAGATTCGATGACGAACGTCACGAAAATGACCTTAAGTAGTTCTAGCTGCGACTCTATTTCTACGCATTCATCTAGTCTGGTCAGTTCTGTAACTAGTTCCATCGAAAGCAATATGACGAACAACAGTTCTGATCAAGATAACGATCAGTTCACATCCGAGGATACTGACAAGTATTGGCAGCATTTGTGGAAAGACAATTTCCAAATAGAGTATCAAATCCATTATAAGCTATTTATAGAGAAATACAAAAGGGAGCAATCTGAGTTTATTAGTCAAAGTTATTCTCAGGAACATAACGATGTAGATATGAAAGCGATGGAGAATAATGAAAGTATAGACCAAGACTTTACGCAAATCGAAACGGGTAcgattaataaaataaatattcccGAGAATAAAGATACATCTAATAAAGGCACGATTTATGGTAAAAAAGAAAAGGCGAGGAAAAAACGGCTACTTATGGAATCAGTGGGAATATTCATTAAAAATTTAACGCTGAAAACAGAAACTAACGAACCTGTCGAGGATAAAAACGGAGAGACCACTGAAATGGAATGTTCCCAAGAAGTGACGCATAATGATCCAACTTCGGTTGTGCAAAATGAAAATAGTGCAATTGGACAGAATGGCGGTGGTAATAATACCGTTCAACGAAAATGTTCCGACGGTGGAGATGGAGATGAGCCGAATGAGGATAAACCGGTTACGTTAAAACGGAG TCACGAGGCTGATTACGATGATACAGAAGAAGGTTTAGAATCAGTGAAAAAGGCATTCTCATTGATGGGTTATACTTTCAACGAAAATTGCGAGCAATCAAACTTGCAGGGAGAAGTAGTGTACAAGAAGAAAAATATTAGGTTACAAAATAggcaattaaaaatgaaatggTATAGATCCAAGCCGCCGAATAAACATCTGTACTTCGATGACAACGGAGTAGAAATTACTGACACTATAGACAAA GTTAAACATTATTTATCGTATTGTCCCGCTCTGCCGTCAGCAAAAGCAAAATTACAACCCTCTGAAAAAGGTTCCTACACAGCACAATTTACGTCAAGTTCTGATGATGAATGTGATCCTAGCGTTAAGGTAAAGTTACAGTCGAAACGATTTGTATTTAACAAGCCAAGCGCAAGTTCGGTAGAATCAGATAAAAAACAATTCGACGATGCCCACGATGAATTAAATGTGGTCGACAAACGGGAGGACGCGTTTCAAAACACCAAGGATGACGACTTGTACTTTGACCAAGATGAAGCGTGTGATTCTACGAAATATATATCAAAAGAACAACTTCCCGAAAAAAATAAACCcgaaaattctaacgcgttaaacaCCAATATGGATGTAGACGAAAACTACGGTAACAACGAAACACAAAATGCGAAATTATCAGATGAAGATGCGGTAAAAAAGACGCAAAAGAAAAAACGGAGGAAGCAattgaaacgaaatataaacctTCCAGTAGAAATAGCCAATGACAAAAGTCTGATGAAATATTGGTTAAATAGGTATCGCTTATATAGCAAGTTTGATCAAGGCATTAAATTGGATCACG AGAGCTGGTTTTCTACAACACCGGAGAAAATTGCAGAGCACATAGCCGAGAGATGCAGATGTGACACCATAATCGATGCATTCTGTGGCGCAGGAGGAAATGCTATTCAATTTGCTTTTACATGCGAAAGAG TACTCGCGATAGATATAGATCCAGTTAAGATCGAACTGGCTCGAAATAACGCGCGGGTTTATGGCGTTAGCGACAGAATAGAATTCATAATTGGTGATTTCCTTAAACTCGCACCAAAGTTGATCGCGGACGTCGTGTTTTTGAGTCCACCGTGGGGAGGGCCCGGATACGCCAAGAATGAAACTTATGatctcaataacattatgcatcCCATTGGTGGAGAAAATCTGTTTAATATAGCAAGAAAGATCACAGATCATGTGGCCTACTTTCTACCTAAAAATGTAGATACTATGCAG CTTGCCATGTTAGCCAAAGTAGGTGGTGGTGTAGAAGTGGAGCAGAACTTTCTTGACAGAAAGTTGATAGCTTTAACGGCTTATTATGGCGAACTGCCCAGGGACTGTTAG
- the Tgs1 gene encoding trimethylguanosine synthase 1 isoform X2, whose translation MLDLHKRSIIETQSIEKHDEEPVSCYCSASHTDNNYSTDEHDSVRDSAHRPIAHTLTQKLGLHQSDSGADLSEYHDQHEAKSIQNLLASYGKTFQTTETELEDEHEKVNILAQQQKQKDLGFESKIVNILSSDHLTDSIEVLSCDPSISNDKEYYVDKPSCTVDDKDVEIHNIFKNVSLNDTQTYSKDVALNYDCKRSSHDYPYYPMYSKAKSSMDIAWEKYWSQNGENIIWASWFAKYADYINPEYLQQNVHLIGDEKFEIKETIEKFSEQNTCFPSQAHRNCELDRSNFEGIFSKTSSTENEGKLKNPFSINFPFDDICKQEINDTDTEDNRKKLAHFEVSIEVGDGWNPLSPPSMEESYNQQSNAEDERLLTRCDSINESIAKTNATSDSMTNVTKMTLSSSSCDSISTHSSSLVSSVTSSIESNMTNNSSDQDNDQFTSEDTDKYWQHLWKDNFQIEYQIHYKLFIEKYKREQSEFISQSYSQEHNDVDMKAMENNESIDQDFTQIETGTINKINIPENKDTSNKGTIYGKKEKARKKRLLMESVGIFIKNLTLKTETNEPVEDKNGETTEMECSQEVTHNDPTSVVQNENSAIGQNGGGNNTVQRKCSDGGDGDEPNEDKPVTLKRSHEADYDDTEEGLESVKKAFSLMGYTFNENCEQSNLQGEVVYKKKNIRLQNRQLKMKWYRSKPPNKHLYFDDNGVEITDTIDKVKHYLSYCPALPSAKAKLQPSEKGSYTAQFTSSSDDECDPSVKVKLQSKRFVFNKPSASSVESDKKQFDDAHDELNVVDKREDAFQNTKDDDLYFDQDEACDSTKYISKEQLPEKNKPENSNALNTNMDVDENYGNNETQNAKLSDEDAVKKTQKKKRRKQLKRNINLPVEIANDKSLMKYWLNRYRLYSKFDQGIKLDHESWFSTTPEKIAEHIAERCRCDTIIDAFCGAGGNAIQFAFTCERVLAIDIDPVKIELARNNARVYGVSDRIEFIIGDFLKLAPKLIADVVFLSPPWGGPGYAKNETYDLNNIMHPIGGENLFNIARKITDHVAYFLPKNVDTMQLAMLAKVGGGVEVEQNFLDRKLIALTAYYGELPRDC comes from the exons ATGTTAGACCTTCATAAAAGGTCTATTATAGAAACACAGTCCATTGAAAAACATGAC GAAGAACCGGTGAGCTGTTACTGCAGTGCATCACACACAGACAACAATTATTCCACAGATGAACATGACTCTGTTCGTGATTCGGCCCATCGCCCAATCGCACATACCCTCACGCAAAAATTGGGCCTGCACCAGTCCGACTCTGGTGCAGACCTGTCCGAGTATCATGATCAACACGAGGCTAAGAGCATACAAAATTTGTTGGCATCTTATGGAAAAACTTTCCAGACTACTGAGACTGAACTGGAAGATGAACACGAGAAAGTCAATATACTCGCACAGCAACAGAAACAGAAAGACTTAGGATTTGAATCCAAAATAGTAAACATTCTCTCGTCTGATCATCTTACAGATAGCATTGAAGTTTTAAGTTGTGATCCATCCATTTCTAACGATAAAGAGTATTACGTAGATAAACCCTCGTGTACAGTAGATGACAAAGACGTCGAGATACATAACATATTTAAAAATGTTTCCTTAAACGACACGCAGACGTATAGCAAAGACGTCGCGCTTAACTACGATTGTAAACGCAGCTCTCATGATTATCCATACTATCCTATGTACTCTAAAGCTAAGAGTTCGATGGATATAGCGTGGGAAAAGTATTGGTCTCAAAATGGTGAAAATATAATTTGGGCATCTTGGTTCGCGAAGTACGCGGATTATATAAATCCGGAGTATCTACAACAGAACGTTCATTTAATTGGTGACGAGAAATTCGAGATAAAAGAAACGATTGAAAAATTTTCAGAGCAGAACACTTGCTTTCCTAGTCAAGCGCACAGAAATTGTGAACTTGATCGCTCAAATTTCGAAGGGATCTTTAGCAAAACTAGTAGTACTGAAAATGAGGGGAAACTGAAAAATCCGTTCAGCATTAATTTTCCGTTCGACGATATATGCAAACAGGAAATAAATGATACAGACACCGAGGATAATAGAAAGAAATTGGCACATTTCGAGGTGTCGATAGAAGTTGGAGATGGCTGGAATCCATTGAGCCCTCCTAGTATGGAGGAAAGCTATAACCAGCAATCTAACGCGGAAGACGAAAGACTTCTAACAAGGTGCGATTCGATTAACGAATCAATAGCAAAAACGAATGCAACGTCAGATTCGATGACGAACGTCACGAAAATGACCTTAAGTAGTTCTAGCTGCGACTCTATTTCTACGCATTCATCTAGTCTGGTCAGTTCTGTAACTAGTTCCATCGAAAGCAATATGACGAACAACAGTTCTGATCAAGATAACGATCAGTTCACATCCGAGGATACTGACAAGTATTGGCAGCATTTGTGGAAAGACAATTTCCAAATAGAGTATCAAATCCATTATAAGCTATTTATAGAGAAATACAAAAGGGAGCAATCTGAGTTTATTAGTCAAAGTTATTCTCAGGAACATAACGATGTAGATATGAAAGCGATGGAGAATAATGAAAGTATAGACCAAGACTTTACGCAAATCGAAACGGGTAcgattaataaaataaatattcccGAGAATAAAGATACATCTAATAAAGGCACGATTTATGGTAAAAAAGAAAAGGCGAGGAAAAAACGGCTACTTATGGAATCAGTGGGAATATTCATTAAAAATTTAACGCTGAAAACAGAAACTAACGAACCTGTCGAGGATAAAAACGGAGAGACCACTGAAATGGAATGTTCCCAAGAAGTGACGCATAATGATCCAACTTCGGTTGTGCAAAATGAAAATAGTGCAATTGGACAGAATGGCGGTGGTAATAATACCGTTCAACGAAAATGTTCCGACGGTGGAGATGGAGATGAGCCGAATGAGGATAAACCGGTTACGTTAAAACGGAG TCACGAGGCTGATTACGATGATACAGAAGAAGGTTTAGAATCAGTGAAAAAGGCATTCTCATTGATGGGTTATACTTTCAACGAAAATTGCGAGCAATCAAACTTGCAGGGAGAAGTAGTGTACAAGAAGAAAAATATTAGGTTACAAAATAggcaattaaaaatgaaatggTATAGATCCAAGCCGCCGAATAAACATCTGTACTTCGATGACAACGGAGTAGAAATTACTGACACTATAGACAAA GTTAAACATTATTTATCGTATTGTCCCGCTCTGCCGTCAGCAAAAGCAAAATTACAACCCTCTGAAAAAGGTTCCTACACAGCACAATTTACGTCAAGTTCTGATGATGAATGTGATCCTAGCGTTAAGGTAAAGTTACAGTCGAAACGATTTGTATTTAACAAGCCAAGCGCAAGTTCGGTAGAATCAGATAAAAAACAATTCGACGATGCCCACGATGAATTAAATGTGGTCGACAAACGGGAGGACGCGTTTCAAAACACCAAGGATGACGACTTGTACTTTGACCAAGATGAAGCGTGTGATTCTACGAAATATATATCAAAAGAACAACTTCCCGAAAAAAATAAACCcgaaaattctaacgcgttaaacaCCAATATGGATGTAGACGAAAACTACGGTAACAACGAAACACAAAATGCGAAATTATCAGATGAAGATGCGGTAAAAAAGACGCAAAAGAAAAAACGGAGGAAGCAattgaaacgaaatataaacctTCCAGTAGAAATAGCCAATGACAAAAGTCTGATGAAATATTGGTTAAATAGGTATCGCTTATATAGCAAGTTTGATCAAGGCATTAAATTGGATCACG AGAGCTGGTTTTCTACAACACCGGAGAAAATTGCAGAGCACATAGCCGAGAGATGCAGATGTGACACCATAATCGATGCATTCTGTGGCGCAGGAGGAAATGCTATTCAATTTGCTTTTACATGCGAAAGAG TACTCGCGATAGATATAGATCCAGTTAAGATCGAACTGGCTCGAAATAACGCGCGGGTTTATGGCGTTAGCGACAGAATAGAATTCATAATTGGTGATTTCCTTAAACTCGCACCAAAGTTGATCGCGGACGTCGTGTTTTTGAGTCCACCGTGGGGAGGGCCCGGATACGCCAAGAATGAAACTTATGatctcaataacattatgcatcCCATTGGTGGAGAAAATCTGTTTAATATAGCAAGAAAGATCACAGATCATGTGGCCTACTTTCTACCTAAAAATGTAGATACTATGCAG CTTGCCATGTTAGCCAAAGTAGGTGGTGGTGTAGAAGTGGAGCAGAACTTTCTTGACAGAAAGTTGATAGCTTTAACGGCTTATTATGGCGAACTGCCCAGGGACTGTTAG